The Winogradskyella schleiferi genome contains the following window.
TTTAATTGATTACTTATTTTTTATAAAGTCTGAGACTGAGACTGAAAACTAACTCAAAGTTTCTTAAAAGTTACACTTCCATATTCAGAATCTATTTTCACGAAGTTACCTGAATTTTGTGCACCATAATAACCATCATATTTTTTATCAGAATAGTCAACTTCTTTATTTGTAAAGCTGAAACCCTCAGATTCACGTAAGGAACCATACTCCAAATCGATATCGAAATCGAAATTAAAACTCGCATCATGACCAATGGTTATGCCAACATAATCGGATGTTATGTTTACACTTTTCGCTTTAGAAGCCATACGTTCTATTTTTATGGAACCGTAATTCGCTTTAAGATTTACAGTTTTATATATGTTGCCTAATCGCAAGGAAAGGTAATCGCCTTGTCCATCTAAATTGTTGAGGTTATCTATTTTTAAGGACCCGTAATCACAAGTGTAGTTGACGTTTTCCGCGGCTTCGATAATAGATTCCGTGTAATCTGCTTTTAGAACCAATTCTTCAGTTTTAGCAACCGTAAAACCACTATAATCTGCCTTTATTTCGCCACTTTTGATGTATTCAAAATAACAATTCTTACTGTAATCAAACCGAATAAAGTTGTTATCTGCCATCAATTCCTTGGTTGTAATCTTACCGTAATCGCATACTAATTTGGCAGTGCCTTCAAGCCTATCTAAGTTAATGGAACCATAATCATTATTAAGTTCAACATTATTGGTTATAGGCATTTTTATACGGTAATTAACTTCAACTTTTAACTTGTTGTTGCTTCCCCAATTCCACCAAGATCTCTTCTCGTTGCCGAATTTTGTAACCCCAGAAACAATATTGTCAGAATTTGAAAATTCTATGTTTATTTCATTAAGTCTTTCCTGTACTTTTTCAGAATCATTTCCTGTCACTTTAATGGTAATATCAAAAGCGATGCGGTTTTCATTCCATGTGACTACATCTAAATTGCCATAACTATTGTTTACTTTTAGGGTGTTGTAAGCAGAAACATCAAACGATTTTTTAATGCTCTTTTCTTTAGTTGATTTTAAGTCTATTTCACTATTTGCAAATACCATAGCAGGTATTAACAACAATAAAATTGCAAGATTAAATTGTATTCTTAGGTTCATTGGTGTTGATTTTAATTTGTTTTACATCTTCGATTTGCTCTAGAACAGTATTCAGAATGTCTATTCTATTTTGAAAATTGGAAATCATCGCATAGATAACGCGTTGGTCTTTTCCGCTTTCAGTTAAATCTGTTTTTAATTTTTGATAATCCTTTTCTAATATTTGAATTTGCGCCAAGGCATCCAAAATTATCGCTTCGGTTAATGGCGAACGTTCCTTGTTTAGTTTCTTTAATTCGTTTTCAATAGTAACCGTGAAAAAGTCTTGGGTTTCGGACATTTCTTGCGATACGCTCGCTAAATCCAAGGTTTCAGGCTGATTCTGTAAGGTTGTAAAAACACTAAAACAAATCACTACTGCAGCTGCAACGGCCAAAAGGGGTTTCCAGTGAAATCCAGAAGGTGTTTTAACTTCGTTTGAAGTCAAATTGTTTGCTTTCAGCATTTCTAAAAATCGCTGTTCGTGATTGTTTTGAGGTGTTTCAATGTCAAACTGACCTTTCAAATCGTCAAATAAACTATCCAAATTATCTTTTTTCATAATTAATTTAATACTAGTTTTTTACGCAAACTCTCTTTGGCCCTTGATATTAAAGTTCTGCAATTGGCGTAAGAAATGTTCATAATCTCGCAGATCTCTTCGTAATCGTAACCTTCAATTAAATGCAATGTTAAACTCACATTATAATTGGGTTTCAAGGTTTTCATAGTGTCTAAAACTTGTTTCACTTTTTCGCTAGTCTGTTCATGTTCTACAATGCCGCCATCGTCTTCAACTTTATAAATAACAGTATCTAAAGGCACTTCATTTTGTTTCATTGTTTTGTTATAATGCCCAATACTATTATTAATCACAATCCTTTTCAACCATGCGCCAAACATTTTAGTGTCTTCCAAAGTGTTCAGTTTTGTGAAGCCCGTTAAAAAAGACTCTTGCATAATGTCCTCAGCCTTATAGGAATCTTTTACAATTCTCAGGGCTGTGTTGTACATGGCTTTGTTATATCTGTTGTAAATTTCCAACTGTGCACGTTGGTTTCCAGATTTACAAAGCCATAATAACTGTTCGATATCTTGATTGGTTGATGTCAAAAAAACAATTGCTTTTATTTAAAGAGGCGTTCTATTTTATATTGTTACAGTTTAATTGAAAAAAAGTTATAATTAATAAAACTTTTCGTTAGTCCGAGTGTTTTGTAAGGAACGAATAAAATGTATTGAGAACATTTTCTTCATAGCTTTTCGATACTAATTTAAAGGATTGTGATCATTTAAATCCATACGAGTTGAGGAATTTCATTTAAATTCCAAAACCTTTTATGTCAATCTAAGGTAATGGCATAACTATTGAATTTAAGGTAATGTGAATAACTTTGAATATCTTCTAAAGTATTGGTATTCAACCAT
Protein-coding sequences here:
- a CDS encoding RNA polymerase sigma factor, translated to MTSTNQDIEQLLWLCKSGNQRAQLEIYNRYNKAMYNTALRIVKDSYKAEDIMQESFLTGFTKLNTLEDTKMFGAWLKRIVINNSIGHYNKTMKQNEVPLDTVIYKVEDDGGIVEHEQTSEKVKQVLDTMKTLKPNYNVSLTLHLIEGYDYEEICEIMNISYANCRTLISRAKESLRKKLVLN